actacttatggactgacaatATATAGAGATTTtcaattataatataatcaacgtttcatcttgctgtcatgtttgctctgtaacttatcatgtttgctgcatgttggGTCGGGTACTGCTCAAggttgccacagtgctcttcagggggttcaggctctgggtctcacgctttgagacaatttctaaTTGTAacatgcgctatataaataaaactgaatggaATTGGATTCTCTCATGACAACAATTGACCCCAACTTGGGGTTGTTAGCCAGGCTAGAACAAAAATAGTCagttagaaaaaaacaactcagaTAAGGCTAACCACACCAAAATCTATATTCCCCACCAAAAGAGGTGATGAAGCTACTTGAAGGAGCACCATCTTCAAAGTACTCCAGTTAAgccttaagctggatccatactccgcgagacaaagacatttttcccccgtgcagacgttacgcccacaaaatgacgtcatgttttgtctctgaccgcccgctgatccgcactcctgtgcacagggtccgggccgaactttgtctttcaaggctgtgcggcaaccatgctgtgattggtcggaatttattgtgggcgtgatgaaagtggagaagcgcaagagcctctccaggtatataggtaggtgtataaacagcactgattcaacagatttagataagaccataccggttttgcatgatgagcaataaaagaaagaaagaaaggcaagtcagggtgatttgtcaccaataactccagacagccattcacacataccagatggtgactgttattaccattctatatactcctacatacccgggcataacaggctcgttaacaatgtctgtatatctttgctattgttacttttaatgtcgcatcttcacagctcatcaccggacagtttgaagtatcgcaggcacattggaacacagtagatgtgcaaatgtggtcataaaggcacaaacactgaatctttgctattgttacttttaatgtcgcattttcacaactcatcgccggacatctcacgctgttgcaggcaccctctctgtataataccctcttgccatggcacaagtccttgtggtgtgttaaaaaactcagtaaagtctttccttatagtttagtgggcgggccgtatgaggagttctgcacacacacgtctcgcggagtgtggtacctcagtgcggaaaagacctttttttgtatctcttaccacccatggagcgcgttctccgctctttgtctcgtggagtatggaacagcctttactTCACACTGGTGGATTAAAATATGACCCGGATGACTTAGAACCTTCATCAAACACTCTATTAAATTTAATTCAatatttaattataattaatgtaTGAATATAGCTCCttttacattaaaatgtgtCTCTAGGCTGTCTTCTAcgtcacagaaacccagagcctgaacccccttaggaGCAACAGTGGCAGGGAAAAACTCCATTTTAACATtgagaaaccttgaacaggactcGGCTCATAAGCAGAACCTTCCTGTCAGAGATGTAACAAAGTAGGACTACTTTACTACTATACCTAAGTATTAAAAGACGGATCAGTACATTATTGgagtattattttttattcatccTACTTCTACTTGTACTCACTACATCGCTTTGATGAGTTCAATACATTTTCTATAAGCAGCATTGTTACAGACTTTTCAAGCCGTGCATTGTCTGTGCAGCACAGAGGCTTAACAAGCACATACTGTACCTGCCtgtgagggaggtggagaccgggaggagggggaggtttCTCAATGGAGAAGTGAGGTGGTTTTATACATTTCGGGAATAGACTGGAAACAGTTTGTCAGTGGtatgtttgttcttcttttatAACTATTAGAGCTCATTTTGAATCcacagagcctggtggctaTTTGACTGTAGGTGTGTTTATTATTACTTCAAGGAATTTGTTTAAGTTAAAAGAATGTTTGTTCTGTGGTTCTACACCACTCCCtccatctacataagtaaagagACTGAGAATCCATCCCCGGGCCCTTGTTGTACAAGTCAAACCCACAACCAGTGACACATTGGAGCGGTACCTCCATTACAATTACAGTATCACTGCCAGAGCAGTATGACTGCAGCTGAATATAAGCAGGTTTGGTGGAGCTGCTTTATCATTGGGGCATCAAGCTGCCTCAGTTTGCTGCAACGACAGAACCACTTATTAACTACATAAGTAAAGTGACTGAGCAGCACCGTTATTCAACAAACTCCATACTTGTACTGCTCATGAAATACTATATTAATCCATCCCGTTGGTTTTGTGTCTCTAAAAAGTCTCCCATGCTACTGCCTAAAACCTATaatatgttgtgtttattttggtttTAGGTAGATGCGGGCAAAGGCTTGTGTCTCTGAGGGTCctactcacacagacagaaggaacaACAGGACACCGGGTGAGTTGGCTGCCATGGCCAGATTCCTCCATGACTGAATAAAGTATCCCAGAGCGCCAAACAAGGCAATGCCCACTGCAAATGCCATACTTGCAAGAGTacctgaagaaagaaaaactgttCAAGGCATGGTATCTATCTCCTGCTACTTACAACAGCTGTACATtcataataatacatcaaaagAGGAAAAGTGGCCCAAATCTTCCACGTATTCAAAATAACTGCTGAGTCAGCATACCTGTCATGGCCCAGTAGGACTTGCCCACATACTCCTGAGTGAGGACGAAGCACACAAGGCCGATGCCGCCATTCATCAGACCCACCAGGAGACGAGACACAGCAAAGACCTCGTAGCTGGGTGCCATGGCGGTCACATACCCAAAGACCACCTCAAAAAACAGACctaggaggaggagaaagacaaaagagaggaaagaacGTTAAGGAGAATGAGGAGATGCAGGAAGGTAGAGAAACAGCTATGGTTATGGATCATGCCTCTACATTTAGTGCAAAGCACAACTGATGTTAAATGGTGCTCCTTAGATCAGGGGTGGGGAAACTTCAGTTTAGTGAGTTTGTTAGCGGCAggaattaaaggtagggtaggagattttgaaaactcagtgagagtcagccagatttcaaagtaaacacacgcccctttctctcggagctcaccccgaagccacgcctcccaaccagtctgtgacttcggccatcatgcacgtacctctctggtgcgcgcagagcaggaagagagtgacaaccagccaatactctacACAGGGTCGCCTCGttggattggctgatgtttttagtgttttatagcttccacagatgattaatattcatcattttaatgagaaactgacgaactaatcggttgctatcggattgtaaagagaagttacactaatttaacaaaaagtgcatcagaaggaaatctcctacccgacctttaagtgTACAGTATGGAGTAAATCAATGAAGCTGCAGCCCTGCAAGGACatatttataaataattataaatatgcATGGAATTTATCAAATAATTATTATACTTTTTTGTGTATTCCCAAATTTCTACATAAATTAGAGTGGTCTTAGggcagccatggcactaaaacTGCAGCCGAAGTTTTGTTAATAATTGTGTGAACAGAGAATTATTAGGAATATTTTAAgttattttcctttttgtgaTTATTACTTTATTAGTAAACggggagacagacacaaagctaTGGAgcagggaaagagaaagaggggacAACATGCTAAGGGCACCAGCTGGAACCTTCCCTTCTACAGTTCAGGACTTTGGTCTCTAGATCAATTGTAGATCAATAGTATTGTTGTTTTACAGGCTTGATGCAAACCCACTTTAAAACATTACCAATATAATCTTCTAAAATTGGTTTCAGCTTCCTTTCCTTACCTGTCAGGTAGACGGGTCTCCTGCCGATCTTGTCAGAGAGGGGCCCAAAAAcaagattcccaaccagaaggCCAGCAAAGAACAGCGAACCAGCAAGACTGACCTTATAGGCCTGCTGCTTGATGAGAAACCACTGAGGGACACAGACGGAAAAACATGACAGATCTTCTGTTCGTGGACTTTGACGTGGACATAAGCTGTGTCTAAGTGAAACATTCACCTCTGTCACTATGGTGTTGATGTCTTCTGTGAAGATGACGTGTtggagctgctcctgctggctggaTAGGTCACTGTCCTGCTTCTCGATCCGGTACTCTGGTGTAGCTCCAACCAGGACGATCAGCATGCACTGACAGGCCATATACACCTGAAACACAATGTCAATATCTGCATCAACAACACTGTATAAACCCTGTATGTCCAGAAAAGGACGTAAACAAATGCAGCCTCTAGAAAGTGCAACGGAACACGTGACTCTCAACTTTACTTTCTGAATTCCATGTTAGCCTAAACAAACAGGATGCTAGCTAACTAACTAACCAGGTTTTACATGGTGTGCCAAATTAAAGGCTATTTTACGTAGGTAATAAAAATACTCATCAACAAATGATTTGTTTGTTCCTTGTCTGTATGATTTAATTTCACCTACCTCTGCAAAAACTAGGACAGCTACCGCTCGTTTCTGGTATGGTCCAAACTCTCCAACAGTTTGAAAAGCTTTTTCTAAATCCATCCCAAGCGGCTCTTTGGTTTAACATCACCACCGGCTTCGGTCTCTGCTGGTGATGTGTTGGTTACAACTGTCTCTTTGAAGTGaactctgttttttctcttcaagCTGCACATGATTGGTCAACTACACGATGTGTGGTTAAGTCTGTGTGCACGCGCCAAacaagagggggggggggtacagaaACAACATACctgcagggagagaaagagaacatGACGGAAAGGTGGGAAAATGAGTGACAGTTAGTACAAAGACAAGTGTTCGGTTTATAATCTCATATCAAGCAGCTGCGCAGGCACATAGAGCTGCTCACTCATTAGTGcagtgaatctgtgtgtgtgttgtttcactCAATAactagttagtttgattgctgcaataCTATTAAGCTTTTTCTAAAATGTTCAGCCCATTGAAAATGAATGGAGAATGTTCTCCAAACTCCCCCAATGTTCACCTTCAAATGCTTTATGCTACAGAAACGGTTAAACTATCATTCTGTTCGACTCTATTTGAACTATTTTAACTATTCAACAATTTCTAAAATTAAACTACTCACATATTGTTCaactattaaacttgtattcagatgtTGGCTCTTGAATGGTTTGTGAACtggaagtaaaaataaaatcttaactcttagcatagctatgctgctataggcctacgctgtcgggggcacaaacatgatccactgagcagtttccctcaaatcccctctcaccctctgacctctcctctattcacattagtctggttcatactggTAATCCATCTCTACACTGTGActgctgtcttcctcatagtttgtgcctcgctctcgctctctctctctctctgctcattgacttcaccagcctctgctgctcatctttgctttaattacaataaaattactattactaccaATGGACTTACAATATATAGAGagatccattataatataatttcATCTTGCTCGTCCTGTTTGTTCTTTGTAATGTatcatgtttgtgcatgtttgttcctctctctgtagctctctgttctgtgtgacagcgaagctgtctgagccttttggagaaggcgctccgttgtctgtccagtacagggaggagagggtggttgGGGTGATCCATGATGgatcacagtttgttcagtgtcctcctctccaccactgcttcaaaagtctcctgtctgcagccaatgacagagcctttcagtttgttcagtctgttggtgtcactggctgcaatgcTGCTCGCTGCAGCAGCTAGATGACGGCATCATCCACCCCAAGACGCGGCTGGTAGGCAAACTGCAGAGGGTCCAGACAAGATCTCACCTGCTGCCTAAGGTTAGCCAAGTGTCAAAAGGGGGAGGGTGGTAAACTGTagtctggtctggtctgtcTGGTCTAGTCTCactgtaggaggaggaggagagagctgaGAGGTGGTTggagagggagggtggaggTATGGTTGGAGCAGGGGAGGTATAGAGGGGACAGAAGTGGTCTGAGAGCTAAACCTGTTGAAGTTGGTGTTCAACTCATTAGCTCTCTCCCTGTTGCCATCAGTCAGTCTCCCTCTCCCCCCACATCCTGTGATCTTCTTCATTCCAGTCTGGATTGCAAACAAGATTTGTTCATTTGCACACAAAAGTGATTTTCCTCTCCTTCAAGCCCATGATGCAAAAATGAGTAAACCCCACAACAAACATCTAGTATTTTGTATGAGCACTGTGATTTTTAAGGACAACACCAAGTCTTCTAGGCATGGAATAAGTTGGCATTCTTCAAGAATAACCTCTTTTAGAGCATGGATGCTGGATGGACAGTGATGCTCAACTTGTCGCTTCAGAATTCCCCACAGGTGTTCAATTGTGTTCAGATCAGGACTTATGACCATACATGGTCATTCAATCACCTCCACCCTGTTCTTCTTCAGaagtgttttggatcattgtcatgttggaaaAGTGCATGACGACCAAGTGCACGGAGTGATGGCAGCATCTTTGCCTTCAGTATAGAGCAGTTCCTTGTTGAGTTCATGATACCATCAATGAAATGCAGCTTcccaacaccagcagcactcaTGCAGCCCCACATAAggacactgccaccaccatgtttcacTGTAGGCACCATGCATTTTCCTTTGAAATCCTCACCTTTACGACGCCATACAGTTTTATAACCATTTTGTtcatgtccacattactccatcaacagtctgcagctgatcctgAATGCAGCGGCTagagggatcatatctctcctgttctagcgtctcttcactagctcccagtgggctcaagaatacacttcaagatccttcttctaacctacaaagctcttcatggacttgctccattggacctgattgtaccatatgttcctaacaCGCAGGATCCATAAGTCCATTCTAAAGATTTATTTTACAGAATGGTGTTATCTAAACACAAggaaaatacataaacacaaattAATAAAAGGCAAGATAAATATCAGCTTTTCCAGCCCAAAGTCAAAACATCAAGAATCCATCCGTATGTCTTCAAAAGAGGTTTAATCTGGTCTGGTCACGTCCCTTTGTTCTCTCCTGGTTTAGGAGTAAAGGCTTTGCAGGCCGAAGGGGGTGTGATTATAAAGCCTCTCTGGGCATGTCCATAGAGAGCAGGGCAGCTCTGGAGCTTGTGATTTtaacagagaggcagacactgcctccacctttaagactacaCTTAAAAcgtttctgtttagtaaggcatacagttagccttaaacatagtgtgtagagctggtaggtatagttatagtcgcctcagccacaggtataacagctgtcatagggccgataaaatcttaacttttagttCTTCCTTgagagacgggtcctgctcaagattTCTCCCGCTTaaggagtttttccttgccacagtgctcctaaggctctgggtttctgtgaagcactttgagaccatttctgattgtaaaatgcactatataaataaaactgaattgaatccTGTGGCACCAAATGACTACAGGCCAATAGCACTGACCTCACATGTTATGAAGGTCATGGAGTGGCTGGTGCTGTCTCACCTCAGACCCCTGGTGAGCCCCTTCCAAGACCCACCGCAGTTTGCATCTCAGCTTGAGGTCGGGGTTGGTGATGCAGTGACATATCTGCTGCAGAGAGCTTACTCTGGACAGACTGAACACCACAGTGCAGGTCATGTTCTTCGACTTATTttctgctttcaacaccatccagccgagACTGTTGGGGACTAAGTTAGTGAAGATGCAGGTGGAGGCTCCCCTAGTCTCGTAGATTGAGGACTACCTGACAggccgaccacagtttgtgagactgcagagctgtgtgtctgacaccctgaCCAGTAACACTGGGGCTCCTCAAggaactgtgctgtctccctttctattcaccacctacacagctgacttccagtactgctctgagctgtgtcactttcagaagtactcggatgacacagccatagttGGTTGTGTGGAGAACAAACgggaggatgagtacaggggagtgtggagtgttttgtcaggtggtgtggagagaatcacctgcagctgaacgtgGCCAAGACAAAAGAGATTGTGGTGGACTACCCCAGTCTGTATCAGTGGGGAAGATGTGGACATAGTCTCATcttacaagttcctgggtgtccaactggacaataaactggagtggTCGGCTCTCACCTCTCCAGCAGCTCCTTTCGTGTGGACACGAAGGCGGATGCTGCATTCCGCCACCTAAAGTCTTGACTTAACTGTATGTTCCTCACAGCACACGCTCCAAGGTTCTTCAGTGGGCCTATTCCTCCCACCTAACCTGCCATCCTGGGGCCCGCTGGACCAAATCATTTATTCACCGCAGGTTCTGGTGGCCCGGCCTGGCTAAAGAGGAGGAGTTTGTGGCAGCCTGCACAACCTGCGCCCAGGCTAAGTTCAGCAACCAGCCACCGGCTGGCAAACTTCAACCCCTCCCTGTGCCAGGTCGGCCTTGGACTCATATCGCCTTGGACTATGTTACAGGTTTGCCCCCTTCTAAGGGAAAATCTACAATACTCACCATTGTTGACCATTTCTCTAAAGCTGCACACTTCACAGCACTCAGCAAGTTACCTACTGCCTCTGAAACAGCCAACTTCCTCATCAAACATGTCTTCCGTCTCCATGGCATCCCCAGTTATATAGTTTCTTATCGCGGGCCCCAGTTCATCTCGCAGGTTTGGCAGTCCTTCTGTGCTGCCTGTTTGGCGGTCCTTCTGGGGCATGCTCACTTCCGGCAGTGCAGACACATCTGGAGGGAGGCCCTACCTGCcctgctctgtttgtttgctcagaacaagaggctggctgaccgtcaCCGCTCCAAGGCTCCGTCCTATGCTGTGGGTCAGTCGGTTTATCTGTCAACTGCAAACATCTAACTTCGCACTGAATCCAAGAAACTGTCTCCACGATTCATTGGGCCCTTTGAAATAATAAAGATTGTGAACGCGGTATCTGTCAAGCTTCGCCTTCCAAGTTCCATGAAAATTTACCTGGTGTTCCACGTCTCGCAGTAGAAGACCTACACCTTCAGTCCTCTCCAACCCACTGCCACTCCTCCGCCACCTCCTCGACTCATTGAAGGTCAGCCAGCATACACCGTCCAACAACTCCTGGACGTGAGATGCTGCTCCTGCAGTATCTTGTTGACTGGGAAGGATATGGCCCCGAGGAGAGGCCCTGGATCCCCAACTTTTGCATCCTCGACCCTACCTTTATCAGGGATTTCCATCGCCACCATTCGGATAAGCCAGGAAGTGCACCTAGAGGTGCACGTTGAGGAGGGGGTACTGTCAGgagtcaggtttgagccagggcttttattttggtattttgttATGTTATCTTGATTCTAGCTTTATTTCCGGTTTTgttagttacttcctgttttattttgaaatcactgatcgtccctctcatttcaggtgtcttgacttccccttcctagACCTTCCGCTCTTATTCCTAGATGCCACTCAGCCTGGTCCAGTCCAGCCTTTGCCTGCCTGCCTATGAACACCTACTTTTTCGGATTCAGCTATCATGGTAGTTTTTTGTTCCATTTTTCAATATTCATTTGCAAGCCTTTTCCCTCCTGAGTGAGAGATTTCAGTTAATAAACTGTTTTATTGTAAGTCTGCGTTTGGACCATCTGATTACACACAACACCGTCTTCTTTAgtgtggtgtgctggggatcaggcattaaagcaaaggatgACAACAGCCTggacaaactcatcaaaaagGTGGGGTCTGATGTTGGCTTTAAGCtcgccaacctggaggaggtggcaagGGACggagtgctggctaaactgctgtcaatcatggacagtccctgccaccctctccacaactctgtggacagactgagaagcagcttcagctgccccgctgctctaaggaacggtacaggaagtcattcctgctgtCCACCATCAGGCTCTATAACTCatgtgtgactgtcagagctgagctCATAAACTCGGACTAAAgcaggtgcatttcaaactgcgttgtgttttttatcttgTCCTTGATCtgcttgatgtgtgtgtatgtgcattttcttcttctattgttgctgccatgtgcgtgtatgtgtataaGAGATAAGAGTTAATGTTAAGTTAAGAGttaatgctgctactacaactcaaTTTCCTAATTaaaattaatcttaatcttaatcctcatcagactttacaagaTCCTATTAGATAAATGTGTCACCTATCAaaattttcatttgttttcctgcCTGTATTTTTTCTTGCACTCAGGATGTCATCCAAAACATTTGAATCATCAAAGTTGTCCTGTATTTCTAATAGTCCCCATTCttgtttgatgaaatgttttGATCCTCTTCAAATGTTGACTACTGTACTTGGGTTCATCATAAATAATGGTAACAATAGCTGGATCTTCCTCTGCCCCCCACTTGAACCCATGAGACGTTGCtaactctttttttctgtgttgatGAATTGAGTTATTGATCAATTCAATTAAttcagtatttgtgtgtgtttgatgttgtACAGTTAGGTTCATGCTTCCAGGTTCACTCCTACTCATACAACCCTCAGTGGAAAACACCTGTTTCGATAACTGTACGTTATTTAAGTTAAACATTCTCCCCTTCAAAGGATCATTATTAGATCACGTATGTGTCAGTCTCACAATCTTGATCTTTAAATCTATGTTGTTATGAGTGTATCAGGAAAGTTAAGTATAAGAGTTTAATCTGGACTCCACTGTTTCAGTTGTACAGAGCTGGAAGCCTCTCAGGAAAAAAGAGCTTGGACATATCatgagcatccacagacaaaaTGTAAACTAAAGTTGATGAAGCAAAGTAatgttgtttgtgtatgtatgagtCTGTGTGCTTCATTTGTTCACAGAAATTACAAATTCAGCGTTGAGTCTGACACGTCGGTCTGATCCATTCCTTTGCCACGACCCCCAGGGTGCTGCCCAGTGAAAACACTGTCACTGGGCAGGTGAGACAGCCTGTCTCACTTTTCCTAATAAATAATGAGACTGACACTTAAAGATTTGATGAAATTCCAGTATAAAGCAAGTTATACTGTGAGCACATGCATTTAATGTTGGTCTTTTATGAACAGgtcattacattttaaattccACCATGAAACAATTGCTCATAGAAAGACACACTGGATATAACAGAATCTGATCTGCTTTCTTAAACCTGCAGCAGAAGTATCTGCTCCACATCACATTCTATAATCGTCTGGAAGCTCAAGCTTCGAGTGAATGACGTGTGATCCTCATTACTATGTATGTAATGACACAAATCAATTCATGTGTGTCATGtgaaaaacagcacaatcaGTTCATGGTGCTTGGTGACTTTTTCTCAGGGAAACATGTTTTCACTTGCTGGATGTGACACACTGAATGACACTGACATATTGATCTCCACACAGCAGAATGATCTCAGTGCACAGCCTCTCTACAGTATGCTGGCCTCCCTGGAGCCCGGCTGCAGAATTTGTAGAGTCACAATGTGTTTAACAGATTTTCTGAACCAGGGGTAGAACAGTGCATAGATCACAGGGTTCAGACAGGAGTTTGAAAAGAGAAGACACAGCAGAAAGGCCACAGCAGTGGGAGAGTTCGCTCCTGAGAGATATGCACAATAGTATGGGCAGTAACACATTAGAAACACAACTACAAGAATACCCagagtcctggctgctttcagctcagacttcCTCCATGTCAGAGTCCCTGAAtgctgcagactgacagctgtaatGTGAGAACGCATGACacgagcctgagacacagccaccacaaagaCTCTCATGTACAGAACTATGATGATGGTAAATGAAGCTACAAAGACTAAAACAAAGTCAACCATTCCTGTAATGtaatcaacaacaaacacacactccccatagcaggaagtgtgtgtgtcattttgcatTAAGTCATCTTTTACATAGATACTACAGTAGAAAGCCACACACAACCAACACAGagaaatgcacattttaacTCGTGCCAAAGTGAGTCTGCTTGGATAATGCAGAGGGTCACATATAGCCACATGACGATCAACTGATATCAGGACCATGTTTACAACTGAAGCACAAATAGTGACAATGTTGACATATTTAGAAAGTGAACACATGAAGTTACCCAGAAACCAGCAGGCTGTAGTTTTCATGATTTCACTCGGCAAAACCACAAGGCCCACAGTAAAGTctgagacagccagagagaggaggaggaggttggtgGGTGTGTGGAGCCGCCTGGAGACAGAGaacattgttaaaaaaaattgtttaaggcattaaagtgaaaatgtacatatttaatgtttaattaaacatataaaaatacaatCATGAACAAATTGTAAGCCTAACATGTCTGTATAATCCCTTCAACATCATTTGTGAGCTTCAAAACGTACCTGAAGTGAGAGACTGAGATGATCACAAGCAGGTTGAGAGCTACAGTGGGCACAGATATGAACATCAGAAAATGAAGAAACACAACATCAGTGTGAGAAAAAGTCGGCTTCCTGCAGGAGGTGTTGAGGAGCTCTGGAAAACAGAGATCTGATCCATCACTGACCTCCTTCATCAGAAATCTGGAgggagctgcagctgtggcagcTCTCTGACCAGAAGTCTgtcatacacacatttatatctCTTTGTGGACACACTTGCTCACTGCTCTGACGTCTCTGttgtccctcctccctctgtacACATGATGTCTTCATCATACTGTGATGTTGAACATTGAAGGGCCTCTGAGGTTCACTATCCTTGTCACTGTCCCTCTGCT
This Parambassis ranga chromosome 15, fParRan2.1, whole genome shotgun sequence DNA region includes the following protein-coding sequences:
- the LOC114447016 gene encoding trace amine-associated receptor 6-like, giving the protein MFISVPTVALNLLVIISVSHFRRLHTPTNLLLLSLAVSDFTVGLVVLPSEIMKTTACWFLGNFMCSLSKYVNIVTICASVVNMVLISVDRHVAICDPLHYPSRLTLARVKMCISLCWLCVAFYCSIYVKDDLMQNDTHTSCYGECVFVVDYITGMVDFVLVFVASFTIIIVLYMRVFVVAVSQARVMRSHITAVSLQHSGTLTWRKSELKAARTLGILVVVFLMCYCPYYCAYLSGANSPTAVAFLLCLLFSNSCLNPVIYALFYPWFRKSVKHIVTLQILQPGSREASIL